A single genomic interval of Primulina huaijiensis isolate GDHJ02 chromosome 7, ASM1229523v2, whole genome shotgun sequence harbors:
- the LOC140980191 gene encoding early nodulin-like protein 1, with the protein MAYYQYNRYIFISFFLVFTCSVDAFQFRVGGKDGWTINPSEKYRHWAERMRFQVNDTLLFKYKKGSDSVLVVKQDDYEKCSSGNPILKLDDGDSVFKFDRSGPFFFVSGKKSNCDKGQKLIVVVLSVRDGLSPPPFAEAPRPSAPAPEWQLPPPVPDQSPYASPTPASPGIGDTSPGVNGSGGQPPRRSFAPPEFGPVFLVSAISLVLSLLGLVCPR; encoded by the exons ATGGCGTATTATCAATATAACagatatattttcatttcttttttcttggtttttacGTGTTCCGTGGACGCCTTCCAGTTCAGAGTCGGAGGTAAAGATGGATGGACTATAAACCCTTCGGAAAAGTACCGTCATTGGGCTGAAAGAATGAGGTTTCAAGTTAATGACACCCTCT TGTTCAAGTATAAGAAGGGTTCGGATTCCGTGCTGGTTGTGAAGCAGGATGATTACGAAAAATGCAGCTCGGGGAACCCCATCTTGAAGCTGGATGATGGGGATTCAGTCTTCAAGTTTGATCGATCGGGCCCTTTCTTCTTCGTATCGGGCAAGAAATCCAACTGTGACAAAGGGCAGAAGCTGATCGTCGTGGTTTTATCCGTCAGGGACGGACTCTCTCCGCCGCCTTTTGCGGAGGCACCACGTCCCAGTGCTCCAGCGCCCGAGTGGCAATTACCTCCACCAGTACCTGATCAGTCACCATATGCATCGCCTACACCAGCGTCGCCTGGCATCGGAGATACATCGCCGGGAGTTAATGGAAGTGGCGGCCAGCCGCCACGGCGCTCATTTGCTCCACCGGAATTCGGTCCTGTTTTCTTGGTGTCTGCAATTTCACTTGTACTCAGTTTGCTTGGTTTGGTCTGTCCCCGTTGA
- the LOC140980313 gene encoding mediator of RNA polymerase II transcription subunit 22a-like isoform X1, translating to MNKGVGIGGAAGGGGLTFAASAAAPQKQRVLLQRVDADVEHLVDNFGYLVNVTRVNDALVQNSQESFMTEMRAARIVQAADSLLKLVSELKQTAIFSGFASPNDHVDQRTDEFNKLAENTNGMLARIGEEAAASLTGLESQYYSSTLRSYIGQEL from the exons ATGAATAAAGGAGTAGGCATAGGAGGCGCCGCTGGTGGCGGTGGACTCACTTTCGCGGCGTCTGCGGCGGCGCCCCAAAAGCAGAGAGTACTTCTTCAGAGGGTGGATGCAGATGTTGAACATCTTGTTGACAACTTCGGGTACCTCGTTAACGTGACTCGG GTTAATGATGCTCTGGTCCAAAATTCTCAAGAATCTTTCATGACGGAGATGCGTGCAGCAAGAATT GTTCAAGCAGCTGACTCTTTGCTTAAGTTGGTGTCCGAATTGAAGCAGACAGCAATATTTTCCGGATTCGCGTCTCCCAACGACCATGTGGACCAGAGGACAGACGAGTTCAATAAACTTGCAGAAAATACAAATGGGATGTTGGCTAGAATTGGAGAAGAGGCAGCAGCTAGTCTCACTGGGCTTGAATCCCAATACTATTCCTCGACCCTGAGATCCTACATCGGTCAAGAACTGTAA
- the LOC140980313 gene encoding mediator of RNA polymerase II transcription subunit 22a-like isoform X2 — MNKGVGIGGAAGGGGLTFAASAAAPQKQRVLLQRVDADVEHLVDNFGYLVNVTRVQAADSLLKLVSELKQTAIFSGFASPNDHVDQRTDEFNKLAENTNGMLARIGEEAAASLTGLESQYYSSTLRSYIGQEL; from the exons ATGAATAAAGGAGTAGGCATAGGAGGCGCCGCTGGTGGCGGTGGACTCACTTTCGCGGCGTCTGCGGCGGCGCCCCAAAAGCAGAGAGTACTTCTTCAGAGGGTGGATGCAGATGTTGAACATCTTGTTGACAACTTCGGGTACCTCGTTAACGTGACTCGG GTTCAAGCAGCTGACTCTTTGCTTAAGTTGGTGTCCGAATTGAAGCAGACAGCAATATTTTCCGGATTCGCGTCTCCCAACGACCATGTGGACCAGAGGACAGACGAGTTCAATAAACTTGCAGAAAATACAAATGGGATGTTGGCTAGAATTGGAGAAGAGGCAGCAGCTAGTCTCACTGGGCTTGAATCCCAATACTATTCCTCGACCCTGAGATCCTACATCGGTCAAGAACTGTAA
- the LOC140981662 gene encoding rapid alkalinization factor 23-like — MAFRVGLVFLLAALAAIVVAAHSTEYAIDMGLNMETDGHGLVADALDMDEEMMMESESARRQLAQSRYISYGALNRNTVPCNRRGSSYYSSCRGHQRANPYRRGCTRATHCARNNR; from the coding sequence ATGGCTTTCCGGGTCGGGCTTGTTTTCTTGTTGGCAGCCCTGGCCGCCATAGTGGTGGCTGCACATTCCACGGAATACGCCATCGATATGGGGCTCAATATGGAAACTGACGGACATGGGCTGGTGGCAGACGCCTTGGACATGGACGAGGAGATGATGATGGAATCGGAATCGGCTCGACGTCAGCTGGCTCAGAGCAGATACATCAGCTACGGAGCCTTGAACAGGAACACGGTGCCATGCAACAGACGTGGCTCGTCTTACTATAGCAGCTGCCGGGGCCACCAGCGAGCCAACCCTTACAGGCGTGGCTGCACCAGGGCCACCCACTGCGCAAGGAACAATCGTTGA
- the LOC140981663 gene encoding uncharacterized protein has translation MAICEERSKLERPKQAEKGPHLPPLDKFCEFHQEYGHITNDCQRLGEEVQRIMQRDPHMKGLLIRREGHRQDNRRGSGPPWVNQRPPAENRPNQGGRDDPPRQQGSQVQQIANDPTRGVIHMIIGCATEGDSGRARKAHGRRLESLGLDLAPKSDPIISFGPEDLRGIVAPHNDALLVTLTVANYDVARIFVDT, from the coding sequence ATGGCAATCTGTGAGGAAAGAAGCAAGTTGGAGCGCCCGAAACAAGCAGAAAAGGGGCCACATCTACCTCCCTTGGATAAGTTCTGTGAGTTCCATCAAGAATATGGTCACATTACAAATGACTGCCAAAGGCTGGGAGAAGAGGTGCAGAGGATCATGCAGAGAGATCCCCACATGAAGGGCCTCTTAATCCGACGAGAAGGGCATCGTCAAGATAATAGGAGAGGCTCGGGACCCCCCTGGGTGAATCAGAGACCACCTGCAGAAAACCGACCTAACCAAGGGGGTCGAGATGACCCACCACGGCAGCAAGGGTCTCAGGTCCAGCAGATAGCCAATGATCCGACCCGAGGCGTAATACACATGATAATTGGCTGCGCCACGGAAGGAGATTCAGGCCGAGCTCGCAAAGCCCACGGTAGAAGATTGGAGAGCTTGGGCTTAGACCTCGCTCCCAAGTCCGACCCCATTATTAGTTTCGGACCCGAGGACCTGAGAGGTATTGTGGCACCTCACAACGACGCCTTATTAGTAACTCTTACTGTCGCCAACTATGACGTCGCAAGAATCTTTGTCGACACTTGA
- the LOC140981664 gene encoding uncharacterized protein, giving the protein MWGRRGIRTSPRGGRGGPGGGKGRGVAYLSLEQLAQLINRSVDEALRRNRAPSPPPQRPPPPPAPEHLEAPTVKDYDGSTDPEEHLGMFNNAALLHRYSDGVKCRVFLTTPVGSAQRWFDLLPPHSITSFRGFSTVFMNQYATSKKYLKTSLGSFNLKQGDSDSLRDFIRRFNSAALEVPAVSTETLVNAFTQGLRGGRIFNSLVKKPPQSYDELLSRAEKYVNLEDAQRQRRVDIRPVEKDKRKEKVESSRKRPAERTEERGRGLGPFP; this is encoded by the exons ATGTGGGGACGAAGAGGTATAAGAACAAGTCCTAGGGGTGGGCGAGGAGGCCCTGGAGGGGGTAAAGGGAGGGGAGTGGCTTATCTTAGCCTAGAACAACTGGCCCAGTTAATTAACAGATCTGTGGATGAAGCCCTCCGTCGGAATCGGGCCCCATCACCACCACCGCAAcgacctccacctccacctgcTCCTGAGCATCTAGAGGCT CCAACTGTTAAGGATTATGATGGGAGTACTGACCCTGAAGAACATTTGGGGATGTTCAATAACGCAGCCCTGCTCCACAGATACTCGGATGGGGTGAAATGCCGCGTCTTCCTTACCACCCCGGTAGGATCGGCACAGAGGTGGTTTGATTTATTGCCACCGCATTCTATCACCAGCTTCCGAGGGTTCAGCACTGTCTTTATGAACCAATATGCCACAAGCAAAAAATACTTGAAGACCTCTCTGGGTTCATTCAATCTGAAACAGGGTGATTCAGACTCACTAAGGGATTTCATTAGACGCTTCAATAGTGCGGCCTTGGAGGTCCCGGCAGTTTCCACGGAAACCTTGGTAAACGCCTTCACGCAAGGCCTCCGAGGGGGACGAATTTTCAATTCTTTGGTGAAAAAACCCCCTCAAAGCTATGATGAGCTCCTGAGCCGAGCTGAGAAATATGTGAACCTTGAGGACGCGCAGAGGCAGAGGCGAGTCGATATCCGACCCGTAGAGAAAgacaaaagaaaggaaaaagttGAGTCGAGCAGGAAAAGGCCTGCAGAAAGAACAGAGGAACGAGGTCGAGGTCTCGGACCCTTTCCTTAA